One stretch of Streptomyces sp. NBC_00443 DNA includes these proteins:
- the narJ gene encoding nitrate reductase molybdenum cofactor assembly chaperone, with translation MPSFEVLYQAAALCLTYPDDDLRARLPLLREAAPQLREFTDHAALTPPQELAAHYVEVFDFRNRHSLYLSWWRDGDSRRRGMSLLRFKDLYRAHGLEFTGEELPDFLPAVLEFAARTGDTDLLLEHRDCLEELRARLTDFGTPYASVLDAVCATLPTAQPRARP, from the coding sequence ATGCCGTCCTTCGAGGTGCTCTACCAGGCGGCAGCCCTCTGCCTGACCTACCCCGACGACGACTTGCGCGCCCGCCTGCCGCTGCTGCGCGAGGCAGCCCCGCAGCTACGGGAGTTCACCGACCACGCGGCCCTCACGCCGCCGCAGGAGCTGGCCGCCCACTACGTCGAGGTCTTCGACTTCAGGAACCGCCACAGCCTGTACCTGAGCTGGTGGCGGGACGGGGACAGCCGGCGGCGCGGCATGTCACTGCTGCGCTTCAAGGACCTCTACCGCGCCCACGGCCTGGAGTTCACCGGCGAGGAACTGCCGGACTTCCTCCCCGCGGTACTGGAGTTCGCGGCCCGCACCGGCGACACCGACCTGCTGCTGGAACACCGGGACTGCCTGGAGGAGCTCCGCGCCCGGCTCACCGACTTCGGCACACCGTACGCGTCCGTCCTGGACGCCGTGTGCGCCACACTGCCGACCGCACAACCGAGGGCCCGCCCATGA
- the narI gene encoding respiratory nitrate reductase subunit gamma, which yields MTTLLWGVLPYVVCALLVAGLIWRHRYDRFGWTTRSSQVYESRLLNIASPAFHYGILFVLAGHLVGLFVPESWTEALGVSERTYHLFSLYGGTAAGVLTLAGIALLIYRRRTKTPVFRATTANDKAMYVVLAAAIVMGMVAKLSHSSGDGYNYRQSIAPWARSLFTLQPDVDRMAGVPVLYEVHAVIGMVLIALVPYTRLVHMFSAPVQYLFRPYLVYRSRDPEQLGPRPERRGWEKTGS from the coding sequence ATGACCACACTCCTGTGGGGCGTCCTGCCCTACGTCGTCTGCGCCCTGCTCGTCGCCGGCCTGATCTGGCGCCACCGCTACGACCGCTTCGGCTGGACCACGCGCTCGTCCCAGGTCTACGAGTCGAGGCTCCTGAACATCGCCTCGCCCGCCTTCCACTACGGCATCCTGTTCGTGCTGGCCGGCCATCTGGTGGGCCTGTTCGTCCCGGAGTCCTGGACGGAAGCGCTCGGCGTCAGCGAGCGGACGTACCACCTGTTCTCCCTCTACGGCGGCACGGCGGCGGGGGTCCTGACGCTCGCCGGGATCGCCCTGCTGATCTACCGCCGCCGCACGAAGACACCCGTGTTCCGGGCGACCACGGCCAACGACAAGGCCATGTACGTCGTGCTGGCGGCGGCGATCGTGATGGGCATGGTCGCCAAGCTGTCCCACTCCTCCGGCGACGGCTACAACTACCGCCAGTCCATCGCCCCGTGGGCCCGCAGCCTCTTCACCCTCCAGCCGGACGTCGACCGAATGGCGGGCGTGCCGGTGCTGTACGAGGTGCACGCGGTGATCGGCATGGTACTCATCGCGCTGGTGCCGTACACCCGGCTGGTCCATATGTTCAGCGCGCCGGTGCAGTACCTGTTCCGACCGTACCTGGTGTACCGCAGCCGGGACCCCGAGCAACTGGGGCCCCGGCCGGAGCGGCGGGGCTGGGAGAAGACCGGGTCCTGA